The following are encoded together in the Poseidonibacter lekithochrous genome:
- a CDS encoding response regulator has product MRIMIVDDSKVARLGVKKSLPANMIEINDIEFASNGQEAVDKYKNNKFDLIFMDLTMPIKNGYEATKEISSHDKDSYIIVITADIQNKGLSLARENGARDVIKKPIDPSKLNHVLVDFFKNREKQNG; this is encoded by the coding sequence ATGAGGATTATGATTGTTGATGATTCCAAGGTCGCTAGACTTGGAGTTAAAAAATCATTACCTGCAAATATGATAGAAATCAATGATATTGAATTTGCTTCAAATGGACAAGAAGCAGTTGATAAATATAAAAATAATAAATTTGATTTAATTTTTATGGATTTGACAATGCCAATAAAAAATGGATATGAAGCAACAAAAGAGATTAGTTCTCATGATAAAGATTCGTATATTATTGTAATTACTGCTGATATTCAAAATAAAGGTTTATCTCTTGCTAGAGAAAATGGGGCAAGAGATGTTATTAAAAAACCAATTGATCCAAGTAAACTAAATCATGTTTTAGTTGACTTTTTTAAAAATAGAGAAAAACAAAATGGATAA
- a CDS encoding bifunctional diguanylate cyclase/phosphodiesterase, with the protein MKFDEIFSDTQILEYFNFGICILDPDLKVQYWNSWISFFTKISPNEIKGQNLEEFFPNINIKKLKRQIVAAISIDSATYYTSKDGYIFPIELDEITNPIYKYMQQQITIFPISDNYVLLSIADQTSLKEANKKIKEFTQIIERKRKLLKDKLTGLENRNKLLLDLDIDENKQLALFNIKGFNEINDFFGYELGDKYLIFIANKFLEFTKDLDIDIFKLTADEYVLYSANNKTYTNDEFIEITQNILKDLENQYFFNDSQRLAIYLSVGVSFYQDKILETADIAMKKSKQKKELIVYDDSINREKEIQEKLKWFEVLEEAISSNKIKTFFQPIFNMQTKEIEKYETLVRLIDKNDKVISPYFFLDISKQAKLYNEITATVINQSFEKFKDNDYEFSINFSVEDIEHEPTVNLLVSKLQEYPSIANRLVIELLEDEGIENFEMINEFILKLRAFGVKFAIDDFGTGYSNFSYLLKLDIDYLKIDASLIKNINLDTNSKKIVETLVEFSKKIGAKTIAEFVHNKEVFDDISDIDINYAQGYYIDEPRANIGSKPLWK; encoded by the coding sequence ATGAAGTTTGATGAAATTTTTAGCGATACACAAATTCTGGAATATTTTAATTTTGGAATATGTATTTTAGATCCAGATTTAAAAGTACAGTATTGGAATAGTTGGATATCTTTTTTTACTAAGATATCTCCAAATGAAATAAAAGGACAAAATCTAGAAGAGTTTTTTCCTAATATAAATATCAAGAAGTTAAAAAGACAAATAGTAGCCGCTATTAGTATTGACTCTGCTACATATTATACTTCAAAAGATGGTTATATATTTCCTATTGAATTAGATGAAATTACAAATCCTATTTATAAATATATGCAACAACAAATTACAATTTTCCCAATTAGTGATAATTACGTATTATTAAGTATTGCAGATCAAACATCACTAAAAGAAGCAAATAAAAAGATAAAAGAGTTTACACAAATTATTGAGAGAAAAAGAAAACTTTTAAAAGATAAATTAACTGGATTAGAAAATAGAAATAAACTACTTTTAGATTTAGATATTGATGAGAATAAACAATTAGCACTATTTAATATCAAAGGTTTTAATGAAATAAACGATTTCTTTGGTTATGAATTAGGGGATAAGTATCTTATTTTTATTGCGAATAAGTTTTTAGAGTTTACAAAAGATTTAGATATTGATATTTTTAAATTAACAGCGGATGAGTATGTTTTATACTCTGCTAATAATAAAACCTATACTAATGATGAGTTTATAGAAATTACTCAGAATATTCTAAAAGATTTAGAGAATCAATACTTTTTCAATGATTCTCAACGATTAGCAATATACCTAAGTGTTGGAGTATCTTTTTATCAAGATAAGATTTTAGAAACTGCTGATATCGCTATGAAAAAATCTAAACAAAAAAAAGAACTTATTGTTTATGATGATAGTATCAATAGGGAAAAAGAGATACAAGAAAAACTAAAATGGTTTGAAGTTTTAGAAGAAGCTATAAGTTCAAATAAAATAAAAACATTTTTCCAACCAATTTTTAATATGCAAACTAAAGAAATAGAAAAATATGAAACTTTAGTTCGTTTAATAGATAAAAATGACAAAGTAATTTCTCCTTATTTTTTCTTGGATATTTCTAAACAAGCAAAACTATATAATGAAATCACAGCAACTGTGATCAATCAAAGTTTTGAGAAGTTTAAAGATAATGATTATGAATTTTCAATTAATTTTTCAGTAGAAGATATAGAACATGAACCAACTGTAAATCTTTTAGTTTCAAAACTTCAAGAGTATCCTTCAATTGCAAATAGGTTAGTTATTGAGCTTTTAGAAGATGAGGGAATTGAGAACTTTGAAATGATAAATGAGTTTATCTTAAAACTAAGAGCCTTTGGGGTTAAGTTTGCTATTGATGATTTTGGAACTGGATATTCGAATTTTTCATATCTTCTAAAATTAGATATTGATTACCTAAAAATTGATGCTTCCCTAATCAAAAATATAAACCTTGATACAAACTCTAAAAAGATTGTTGAAACATTAGTTGAGTTTAGTAAGAAAATTGGAGCAAAGACAATAGCTGAATTTGTTCATAATAAAGAAGTATTTGATGATATTTCAGACATTGATATAAACTACGCACAAGGTTATTATATTGATGAACCACGGGCAAATATTGGATCAAAACCACTTTGGAAATAA
- a CDS encoding response regulator transcription factor, with the protein MDHKEFMTNMSELSIVYIEDDVNIRKYICEFLSRYCKNIYEASSAEEGYTLYKEHKPQILLVDINLPKMSGMELISLIRENDKNTRVIISTAYTNKEFTIEAVELFITRYLVKPITSKDLVEAFKKAINEFQEVFPNFGNIDLGESFFYDRRKRVLFQELEEIGLRKKEMQILEFFIKKNEQIISYESLQNEVWEDEVMTENSIRSQIRNIRQKTHHGIFSNVSGVGYKLYKSEKL; encoded by the coding sequence ATGGATCATAAGGAATTTATGACAAATATGTCAGAACTTTCAATTGTTTATATTGAAGATGATGTAAATATTAGAAAATATATTTGTGAATTTTTAAGTAGATATTGTAAAAATATATATGAAGCATCAAGTGCAGAAGAGGGTTATACTTTGTATAAAGAGCATAAACCTCAGATTCTTTTAGTAGATATCAACCTTCCTAAGATGAGTGGAATGGAACTTATTTCATTAATTAGAGAGAATGATAAAAATACAAGAGTTATTATCTCTACGGCATATACAAATAAAGAGTTTACTATTGAAGCTGTAGAGTTGTTTATTACTAGGTATTTAGTAAAACCAATAACTAGTAAAGATTTAGTAGAAGCTTTCAAAAAAGCTATAAATGAGTTTCAAGAAGTGTTCCCTAATTTTGGAAATATTGATTTGGGTGAAAGCTTTTTTTATGATAGAAGAAAAAGAGTTTTATTCCAAGAGCTTGAGGAGATTGGTTTACGAAAAAAAGAGATGCAAATCTTAGAGTTTTTTATTAAAAAGAATGAACAAATTATAAGTTATGAATCTTTACAGAATGAAGTTTGGGAAGATGAGGTAATGACTGAAAACTCTATTAGAAGTCAGATTAGAAATATAAGACAAAAAACCCATCATGGGATTTTTTCAAATGTAAGTGGAGTAGGTTATAAACTATATAAAAGTGAAAAACTATGA
- a CDS encoding CBS domain-containing protein — translation MNSLKKIANQGEFSIDANSSIKEAMAIMHKNKNGSVVLIENLKPVAIITESDIVNTLKANMNLNKRSIEIATRKVISTNENRPVEYAFDLLIQHSIRRIILVDNEGLYKGIVLQKDLFEYLEEDVYKIDLKVSDIIKTDHSIQTVQMDDTIKKAVSIMQKYQIGSVVVLDGNTHVGIITEKDILKLTYYEVELSQKVATCMSSPIISVKVDTLVTNVIELMKVQSIRRVVVLDNKEKIVAIVTNRDILKHIKGNYTRILQNKIKHAQEIMDFLPEPIIEIFYSKNEEVIYWMNEQAHKLFGNDLIEQKVTRLFKLEDWEEIKSFLLRKKQLKNKSVEIKGSIYEISGTISKNVNTNFIKLIFKDVTNYEQEKTKLQNLIDNEIERRMDSEYLLMQQAKLATMGEMIGHIAHQWRQPLAQLGGIFMNLESAYAFNELDEKYLNQRVLHGNDLLKYMSNTIEDFRNFFEPNRTKEVFDLSEYIQNAVNIINASLTYHHINLDFHKPSKTINTTGFPSEFSQVILNILANAQDVLVQEDIKNPFIKIVLRETKDKVYIDIEDNGGGINLSVIDKVFDIYFTTKSKKEGTGLGLYISKLIIETKLSGEINVSNSDVGAVFTIELSKDNILSDEVL, via the coding sequence ATGAATAGCCTAAAAAAGATAGCTAATCAAGGTGAGTTTAGTATTGATGCAAACTCTTCTATCAAAGAAGCAATGGCTATTATGCATAAAAATAAAAATGGTAGTGTTGTTTTAATTGAAAATCTAAAGCCGGTTGCTATTATTACTGAAAGTGATATTGTTAATACTTTAAAAGCTAATATGAATCTAAATAAAAGATCTATTGAAATAGCTACAAGAAAAGTAATATCAACAAATGAGAATAGACCAGTTGAGTATGCTTTTGATTTATTAATACAACATAGTATTAGAAGAATAATACTTGTTGATAATGAAGGTTTATACAAAGGTATAGTTCTTCAAAAAGATTTATTTGAATATCTAGAAGAAGATGTATATAAAATTGATTTAAAAGTATCTGATATTATTAAAACTGATCATTCAATACAAACAGTTCAAATGGATGATACTATTAAAAAAGCCGTAAGTATTATGCAAAAATATCAAATAGGTTCAGTTGTAGTTTTAGATGGTAATACTCATGTGGGAATTATTACTGAAAAAGATATTTTAAAACTTACTTATTATGAGGTTGAGTTATCTCAAAAAGTAGCTACATGTATGAGTTCTCCAATTATTAGCGTAAAGGTTGATACTCTAGTAACAAATGTTATTGAGTTAATGAAAGTACAAAGTATTAGAAGAGTTGTAGTTTTAGATAATAAAGAAAAAATAGTAGCAATTGTTACAAATAGAGATATTCTAAAACATATCAAAGGTAACTATACAAGAATTCTACAGAATAAAATCAAACATGCCCAAGAGATAATGGACTTTTTGCCTGAACCAATTATTGAAATCTTTTATTCTAAGAATGAAGAAGTGATTTATTGGATGAATGAACAAGCTCATAAACTATTTGGAAATGACTTAATTGAACAAAAAGTTACAAGACTATTCAAGTTAGAAGATTGGGAAGAGATTAAAAGCTTTTTATTAAGAAAAAAACAACTAAAAAATAAATCAGTTGAAATAAAAGGTTCTATCTACGAAATATCTGGAACAATCTCAAAGAATGTAAATACTAATTTTATTAAATTAATTTTTAAAGATGTAACAAATTATGAACAAGAAAAAACAAAACTTCAAAATCTAATTGATAATGAAATAGAGAGACGAATGGATAGTGAGTACTTGCTAATGCAACAAGCAAAACTCGCTACCATGGGAGAAATGATAGGTCATATTGCACATCAATGGAGACAACCCCTAGCTCAATTAGGTGGGATTTTTATGAATCTAGAGTCTGCTTATGCTTTTAATGAACTAGATGAAAAGTACTTAAATCAAAGAGTTTTACATGGAAATGATTTATTAAAATATATGTCTAATACCATTGAAGATTTTAGGAACTTTTTTGAACCAAATAGAACAAAAGAAGTTTTTGATTTATCTGAATATATTCAAAATGCTGTGAATATAATTAATGCTTCTTTAACATATCATCATATTAATTTAGACTTTCATAAACCATCAAAGACTATTAATACTACTGGTTTTCCAAGTGAGTTTTCCCAAGTAATTCTAAATATCTTAGCTAATGCACAAGATGTATTAGTTCAAGAAGATATTAAAAATCCCTTTATAAAAATAGTTCTTCGAGAGACAAAAGATAAGGTTTATATTGATATTGAAGATAATGGTGGAGGAATTAATCTAAGTGTTATTGATAAGGTATTTGATATTTATTTTACTACAAAATCAAAAAAAGAGGGTACTGGCTTAGGACTTTATATTTCTAAATTAATTATTGAAACAAAATTATCTGGGGAAATTAATGTAAGTAATAGTGATGTAGGTGCTGTATTTACAATTGAGTTATCAAAGGATAATATTCTAAGTGATGAGGTACTTTAA
- a CDS encoding CatB-related O-acetyltransferase, with protein MKDINYISKEAKVGKNTILNAPVRLVGTANVKHSCNIGNYTFINSGTTLFPGSKMGKYCSIGKNCELGAFDHPTTWLSSSAIQYNLKLHFPDYIEDFDQKKITRPKETIFGNDVWVGSLAVVKRGLSIGDGAIVAGGSVVVKDVPPYAIVGGVPAKVLKYRFDEETIEKLLELQWWDMPVEDLKDISFDDIDAAVEELQTRKLESA; from the coding sequence ATGAAAGACATTAATTATATTTCAAAAGAAGCTAAAGTTGGTAAGAATACAATACTTAATGCCCCTGTTAGACTAGTAGGAACTGCAAATGTAAAACATTCATGTAATATTGGTAACTACACATTTATTAATAGCGGTACTACTTTATTTCCTGGTAGTAAAATGGGGAAATATTGTTCAATTGGTAAAAACTGTGAATTAGGTGCATTTGATCACCCAACAACTTGGTTAAGCTCATCAGCAATACAATACAATTTAAAACTTCACTTCCCTGATTATATTGAAGATTTTGATCAAAAGAAAATCACTAGACCAAAAGAGACTATTTTTGGTAATGATGTATGGGTTGGTTCTTTAGCAGTTGTAAAAAGAGGTCTAAGTATCGGAGATGGAGCTATTGTTGCTGGTGGATCTGTTGTAGTTAAAGATGTTCCCCCTTATGCTATTGTAGGTGGAGTTCCAGCAAAAGTATTAAAATATAGATTTGATGAAGAAACAATTGAAAAATTATTAGAATTACAATGGTGGGATATGCCAGTGGAAGATTTAAAAGATATTTCTTTTGATGATATTGATGCAGCAGTAGAAGAGCTTCAAACAAGAAAGCTTGAGTCAGCTTAA
- a CDS encoding adenylyltransferase/cytidyltransferase family protein: protein MKRVLTFGTFDIFHYGHLKILERAAKYADELIVGISSDKLNFNKKGRTPVYSEDERMKIISSLNFVDDVFLEESLELKKEYLLKYDADMLIMGDDWAGKFDEFNEICKVQYLPRTPDVSTTQLIQRIKGI from the coding sequence ATGAAAAGAGTTTTAACATTTGGCACATTTGATATATTTCACTATGGACATCTAAAAATTCTTGAAAGAGCTGCAAAATACGCAGATGAATTAATAGTTGGAATTTCTTCTGATAAATTAAATTTTAATAAAAAAGGTAGAACACCTGTATATTCAGAAGATGAAAGAATGAAAATAATCTCTTCATTAAACTTCGTAGATGATGTTTTTTTAGAAGAATCATTAGAATTAAAAAAAGAATATTTACTTAAATATGACGCGGACATGCTAATTATGGGAGATGACTGGGCAGGTAAATTTGATGAATTTAACGAAATATGTAAAGTTCAATACTTACCAAGAACACCTGATGTTTCCACAACACAACTAATACAAAGAATAAAAGGTATATAA
- a CDS encoding diguanylate cyclase, which translates to MKKILVVDDSKTILYGIKDSLEQKSDYEVYTAMSYKECAEILLEHKGRFDVALLDYSLPDAKNGEIVEFISKFKIKSVLLTGSSLDTNNKVFSTETVVDYVIKDGSQAIDYATSIVNRIVENENVEVLIVDDSKTFAHKMEALCEQYNLRTSVRYSGEEGLKALNERSHIKVVLVDYMMPDMNGLEFTSKLRKKYKKDEVSVIALSGSEDKELVSKFLKYGANDFLYKDFSKTEFFSRINSNIEIIQLFDSIRDKATRDHMTGMFNRRYFFETGREMYERAKARKENFALAMLDIDKFKNINDTWGHDIGDIAIKEVGKILAKYLNKDSLISRVGGEEFCIMMHNRPEQEVIQTFEEIREAFAKNVIKLDNLNLKYTVSIGLCIDFGESLEQMMKFSDVSLYEAKEKGRNKVIMYEGII; encoded by the coding sequence ATGAAAAAAATATTAGTAGTTGATGATAGTAAAACAATATTATATGGTATAAAAGACAGTTTAGAACAAAAAAGTGATTATGAAGTATATACGGCAATGTCATACAAAGAGTGTGCAGAAATTTTATTAGAACATAAAGGAAGGTTTGACGTAGCGTTATTAGATTATAGTCTTCCTGATGCTAAAAATGGTGAGATTGTTGAATTTATTAGCAAGTTTAAAATTAAATCAGTTTTATTAACTGGTTCATCTTTGGATACAAATAATAAAGTTTTCTCAACTGAAACAGTAGTTGATTATGTAATCAAAGATGGTAGTCAAGCTATTGATTATGCAACATCTATTGTAAATAGAATTGTTGAAAATGAAAATGTAGAAGTTTTAATTGTGGATGATTCAAAAACATTTGCTCATAAAATGGAAGCTTTATGTGAACAATATAACCTACGAACTTCAGTTAGATATAGTGGAGAAGAAGGACTTAAAGCTTTAAATGAAAGATCTCATATAAAAGTAGTATTAGTAGATTATATGATGCCTGATATGAATGGTTTAGAGTTTACTTCAAAACTAAGAAAAAAATATAAAAAAGATGAAGTATCTGTTATTGCATTATCTGGTTCAGAAGATAAAGAACTAGTATCAAAATTCTTAAAATATGGCGCTAATGACTTTTTATATAAAGACTTCTCAAAAACAGAATTCTTCTCAAGAATTAATAGTAATATCGAAATTATTCAGTTATTTGACTCAATTAGAGATAAAGCTACAAGAGATCATATGACAGGAATGTTTAATAGAAGATATTTCTTTGAAACTGGTAGAGAAATGTATGAAAGAGCAAAAGCTAGAAAAGAGAATTTTGCTTTAGCAATGTTAGATATTGATAAGTTTAAAAATATCAATGATACATGGGGACATGATATTGGAGATATTGCTATTAAAGAAGTTGGTAAAATTCTTGCAAAATATCTAAATAAAGATTCATTAATTTCAAGAGTTGGTGGAGAAGAGTTTTGTATTATGATGCATAATAGACCAGAACAAGAAGTAATTCAAACTTTTGAAGAAATTAGAGAAGCCTTTGCAAAAAATGTAATCAAACTTGATAATTTAAACCTAAAATACACAGTTTCTATTGGTCTTTGTATTGATTTTGGAGAGTCATTAGAACAAATGATGAAATTCTCTGATGTATCATTATATGAAGCAAAAGAAAAAGGTAGAAATAAAGTAATTATGTATGAAGGAATTATTTAA
- a CDS encoding YitT family protein yields the protein MRDLFKSPSFLNFVFVVVGSVFSAIGVVSFLVPNSLITGGTAGLALLFHHVSSLTIGTWMFLINVPLVLLGIRYFGKMYAVKSVATIIFISVLIDFLKEYISLPQATSETLLASIFGGVFIGLGLGFIIRGKSSAGGSSIIATIIASTTKYKASEAMLFIDAAVILLSIYVFDDIDKALWSIVSIYVTSKIVDVILTGRPSKKVVHLVTDKVEILAKEVKDKLGPEGTIIKGENLSSDGEKKMILIVVEISKIQVLKEIAKRNDPESFLVISEASELLGRGN from the coding sequence ATGCGAGATCTCTTTAAATCCCCATCATTTCTTAACTTTGTATTTGTAGTAGTAGGTTCAGTTTTCTCTGCTATTGGTGTTGTATCTTTTTTAGTACCAAATAGTTTAATTACAGGAGGAACAGCTGGTTTAGCCCTGTTATTTCATCATGTAAGTTCTCTTACTATTGGTACTTGGATGTTTTTGATTAATGTACCTTTAGTTTTATTAGGTATTAGATACTTTGGTAAAATGTATGCTGTAAAAAGTGTAGCTACTATTATATTTATTTCAGTGTTAATTGACTTTCTAAAAGAGTATATCTCTTTACCTCAAGCTACTTCTGAAACATTACTTGCTTCTATTTTTGGAGGAGTTTTTATTGGTTTAGGTTTAGGTTTTATTATTCGTGGTAAATCCTCTGCTGGTGGAAGTTCAATTATCGCAACTATTATTGCTTCAACTACTAAGTATAAAGCTTCTGAAGCAATGCTTTTTATTGATGCTGCGGTTATACTTCTTTCAATTTATGTTTTTGATGACATTGACAAAGCTCTATGGAGTATTGTAAGTATTTATGTAACATCAAAAATTGTAGATGTTATTCTAACTGGTCGTCCATCTAAAAAAGTAGTTCACCTTGTAACAGATAAAGTTGAAATACTAGCAAAAGAAGTAAAAGATAAATTAGGTCCTGAAGGAACTATTATAAAAGGTGAAAACCTATCTTCTGATGGTGAGAAAAAAATGATATTAATTGTTGTTGAAATATCAAAAATACAAGTTTTAAAAGAAATAGCTAAACGTAATGATCCTGAATCATTTTTAGTAATTAGTGAAGCTTCTGAATTGTTAGGAAGAGGTAACTAA
- a CDS encoding NADPH-dependent FMN reductase, producing the protein MSKIGILVASANNNRNLGKKLEEIANELNCEVELINLVDLNLPLYSTVEEEANGIPEVALDLANHILDLKAFIIVAPEYNGVMPPVLNNAMAWTSRATKSWRDAFEQKVVALATHSGGGGAKGLQAMRIMFQHLGANILAREILTTYEKPLNEESAKNIIEQLSKLSKV; encoded by the coding sequence ATGTCAAAAATTGGAATTTTAGTAGCAAGTGCTAATAACAATAGAAACCTAGGTAAAAAATTAGAAGAAATAGCAAATGAATTAAATTGTGAAGTAGAATTAATAAATCTTGTAGATTTAAATCTACCTTTATATAGTACAGTTGAAGAAGAAGCAAATGGTATTCCAGAAGTTGCTTTAGATTTAGCAAACCATATTTTAGATTTAAAAGCATTTATTATTGTTGCACCTGAATATAATGGTGTAATGCCTCCTGTATTAAACAATGCAATGGCATGGACTTCTAGAGCTACAAAAAGCTGGAGAGATGCATTTGAGCAAAAAGTCGTTGCTTTAGCTACTCACAGTGGTGGAGGTGGAGCAAAAGGTCTTCAAGCTATGAGAATTATGTTCCAACATTTAGGTGCAAATATTTTAGCTAGAGAGATTCTAACTACTTATGAAAAACCTTTAAATGAAGAAAGTGCAAAAAATATTATTGAGCAACTTTCAAAATTATCTAAAGTTTAG